The region CTGCCTGACAATCCCCATAGGTAAAGTCCATCCGCCTGCCTCCCACAATGGCCTTTTCAGTCTTCATATCCTTCGGAACTGTTAAATCCAGGGAAATATGAGAAAACGGAGCCTGGGTTCCCCACCGGCTGGGCGTGTTTACCCCGAACACAAAAGCCTCCATGCATTTCTTAACCTTGTCATAGGAAAGGCCATCGGCCCTTACGAAAGGCGCCAGATATGTGTCAAAGGATGAGAAGGACTGGGAAGCGGCCCATTCGTTCTGCATGATCCCCAGAAAATTAACCATCTGGTTGCACAGGGTCGCCAGATGCTTTGCAGGAGAGGCCGTAATCTTTCCTGTAATTCCTCCAAGTCCGTCCAGGAGAAGCCTTTTTAAGGACCAGCCGCAGCTATATCCCGTCAGCATGGACAGGTCATGGATATGGATGTCGCCCCGGTTATAAGCATCTGCGATCTCTTTGTCGTATATTTCAGAAAGCCAGTAATTTGCCGTCACAGCCCCGGAATTGTTAAGGATCAGTCCTCCAACGGAATAGGTCACCGTAGAATTCTCCTTTACATGCCAATCCTCTACTTTTACGTAATTATCCACCACATCCTTATAATCCAAAGTGGTGCCTCCCAGGCTCCTGATCTTCGCCCTCTGCTTCCGGTAAAGGATGTATGCCTTTGCCACATCCGTATATCCCGTCTCCTCCAGAACCTTTTCTACACTGTCCTGGATCTCCTCTACTGCCACCCGGTCTTCCTTTACCTTATCCTTAAAATCAGAAGCCACTCTCAAGGCCAGCAGTTCCACAATGCTGTCCGTATAATATTTTCCGGTTGCAGTAAATGCTTTTTTCATGGCTTCTTTCACCTTAGACAAATCAAAGCCGGCTTCCGCTCCATCCCTTTTTATTACCTTCAACATGTCCGTCCTTCTCCTTTAAAACCTATTTGACCTGGTAGATCATGATGCTGTCCCTGCTATGTAATTCCTGCTGGAAATATCCGCTTTCCCCATTGACTTCCAATATCACCTGTCCGGTTACGTTTTTAAAATCCAGTCCGGAATATTCCAGCATGTCCATAAGATAATAAGGCTGGTGATCCGGTTTTAAAGGCAGCGTCAGAGGATTGTTATTTAAAAAAAATGTAATTTTCCCTTTGCTTATGCGGCTGTCAGCACCCTTGCCATTGCCGGCCTGGGGTATTGGACCAGTGCCTGATAATACCGGATTAACAGGATCCGGAACTGTTTCCTTTGGTTCCTTTTCACCATCCTTTTGTACCGGCTCTTCCTCTGATTCATCCGCTGGATCTTCAATTTCAATAGCATCACCGGATTTTAACGGTATATCCTCCCTAACCGCCTCGCCGTTTACCAGGACTTTTCTCCCCTTGCCTATCTCCGTTACTTGAGAAAGCATGGCTGATGCACTCTTTCCATGGCTGGCAGGTATGAACACGATCCAGTCTTCTGTATTTACCGGATCAGAAAGCTGGGCTTCTTCTCCATTAAGCTTTAAGACAGACGGCTCCGCCTTTTCTCCATAAAAGACTGTCCTCTTCCCATTGACACTCACCACCAGGTTCTGGCCGGAACGTCCGATCATATCCTGGTAATTGTAGCCATTCATCATAAGAACATCCATTACCGTAAAGCTGCCGCTTCGGAACAGTTTTGCCGGCTTGTCATTTAAAATGACACGGAAACTGTCATTGACAATGTTAAAGCCTGCGGATATGACAATTCCAAGAGGGGTAGCATATTCCGGATTTTCAAGGTCATATTCATCGGAAAATGCGTTTATTTTAAAATTATTGCCCGCAATGGCTACCCGCTTGGGATCAATTTTCAAATGCTCTACGATTCCCTCCTTCAAGCCGGAGAGCCGGCTTCCTCCCCCAGCCAGGAATACCGCTGACGGCATACCTCCGTTTACCTCCAGGATCTTTGCGGATATCTCCTCGCAAAGCCTGGAGGATGCCTCCTTAATGCACTGAAAGATGGAATCCCTGGTGATGGTTTGTTCAAATCCCAGAATATCAGAAAAATGAAGCTCTTCTGCTTCATCAATCTCTGATTTGATTTTCTCTGCAGTATCAAAATCCACCAAGTATTCCTTCATAATAGATTCTGTAATCTCATCTCCCGCGAGAATCGCCATAGTATAGCCGGTAACAGACCCATCCCGGCATACCGCAATATCTGAGGTTCCTGCGCCAATATCAACCATAGCCAGGTTTAACAGGCGGATATTCTGGGGAATTGCCGCATTGATGGCTGCAATCGGCTCCAGGGTCAGGCTCGCCACCTCCAGACCGATTTTGTGCATGGCTGCATAAAGACTTTCCACCACCTCTGTTGGAAGGAAGGTGGCAATGATATCGGCCTTTAAGACCCTTCCGTGATGGTCAATCAGATTGGAGATCATATAGTTATCCAGATAGTATCGGCTTACTGTATAGCCTACCAGGTAGAACTGCCGGTCTGATTCCCTGCCCTCTCTGTTCATGAATAATTTTTCTGCTTCGCTGATCGCACCTGCTTCCAGACGGCTGACTGATTCTGCATCGATTTTCTGCGGCCTGGAAAGCTCCATTTCATACGTAACGCTCTCCGTCCGCAGCGCTCTTCCTGCAGCCGCTACACAGACTTTATTAAGCCTGCATCCCAGCTTTTTCTCCAGCCTGTCCTTGACCTGGCCTGCGATTTTTGCAACCTGGTCAATATCCTCGATCTGGCCGTCAATCATCGCCCGTTTCGTGTGCTCGGCTCTCTCTATGGCAACGATATGAATTCTTTCCCCATCAGGCATTCCCACCATGCCGATGATGCTCCGGGTACCAATATCCAAAGCAAAAACAGCCTGATCCGGAAGCGTGTCCGTCAAAATACTATGTCTGTTATCCATAAATAATGCCCCATTCCCTTGTATATTTGTTTATTATTCTACTAGTATAAGAAGCCTCCGTCAATCGAATAAAAGAAACTTTTGCGGAAAAAGCTCGTAAATTGTCAAAGAAAAACAGACTGCAGCTTAAGAATATGCTGCAGCCTGTTTTTATCAGCATTGATTTCTAATATCAAAGCTTGGATTGAATGCGTAGAAATTCCTGCTGTCCAGATTATCCTGAACAACTCTTAAGGCTTCCCCGAATCTCTGGAAATGAACTACTTCCCTCTCTCTCAAAAAGCGGATTGGATCACAGATTTCAGGATCGGTTATTACACGAAGAATGTTATCGTAAGTACTCCTGGCCTTTTGCTCTGCTGCCATATCCTCTACCAGATCAGTGATGGGATCTCCCTTTGACTGAAATTCACAGGCATTAAACGGGATTCCTCCTGCTGCCTGAGGCCAGATGCCTGTGGTATGGTCAATGTAGTAGGGACCAAAGCCGGAATCCACGACCTGATCCGGAGTTAAGTTTCTGGTCAGCTGGTGAACGATGGTTGCTACTATTTCTAAGTGGGCAAGTTCTTCTGTCCCGATATCCGTCAAAAGTCCTTTACATTCCTTATAGGGCATGGCATAACGCTGAGAGAGATAGCGCATGGAAGCTGCCATTTCTCCGTCTGGTCCCCCTTATGCCAAAAACAGATAAACAGAGCTTGCGGCTCCCCTGCGCTCATAATTCATTCCTTTTCCCCATATATTATAAAAACATTTCTTTTCAGAGGCCCTTATGCAGACAATCTCTCAAAGAACGCTGACCGATATTATGCGCTATCATGGGATCACTGTTTTCATCTATACAATCCATTATCCTTTTTTTGCCACCGCATGTGATCCTGCAGCCGCCCAGAGCATTAATATGTTCTATGAACTGCAAGCCAGGCAGACAGAGGCTTACTGCCGCAATGAGCTGTATGCCCAGGCCGTAGATCAGGTAAAATACGCACGGAAAAACCAGTTCCCCTTTCATAACTATGAATTCATATCGGTTTATAAAGTTACATACAATGAGGATTGCGTCACCAGCCTCTACACCGATCAATACTCCTACCTGGGTGGCGCCCATGGAAATACAATCCGGGATTCCCAGACCTGGGACTTCAGTACCGGCAAACAGATAAGACTCCCTGATTTTTTCCCAAACAATCCGAAATTTACAGACTTTATTTTTACAGGAATCCAGCAGCAGATAGAAGAACAGATAAAAACAGACTCAGCCGAATATTTTGATGATTTTCCATCACTTATTCGTGGTAATTTTAATTTGAATGGATTTTATGTCCATCCCAATGGGATTGTCATCTATTATCAGCAGTATGATATTGCTCCCTATGTAAGGGGAATTCCGGAATTCTTCTTTCCTTTTCAAGACTGTTCTTTCAATACCTGACCTTGATCTGTCTCCTGGCCGGTTCCCTGGTTCTTTGGTTCCGGCCGGGCATAAGTTCATACTTATTCTATGGTAGAATGTCCGGCCATCCGCCCTCAAGTATCAGCCAGAAGCCGTCAATCTTCGAAATCCCATAGATTCCATCATGTTATCCTGAAGCATCAAAGCAATTTCTTTACGCTTTTCCTCTGGCAAAGTATCCATAAGAACATCTTTCCCTTTCATTTCTATGTAATTTTTTATAATTGGTTTTTTGTTCATATTTTCGCCCCCTTCCTTGTAAAATGTATGTGACACGGATTGTACTTGTTTCCTGATATTTCCCAGGAGTACAGGAAAGAGGGGTTGGTATTGAACAGAAATAAAACAATGGAAATTGGAGCAGCTTACGTTCGCGTAAGCACAAATGACCAGACAGAGCTTTCTCCTGATGCCCAGTTAAGAGAAATTAAAAAAGCAGCAAAAGCAGACGGGATCCTGATCCCGGAAGAATTTATATTTATAGAAGAAAAAGGAGTCAGCGGACGCAGGGCGGACAACCGGAAGCAGTTTCAGAAAATGATCTCCATTGCCAAGTCCCAGCCTTCTCCCTTTCAGTATCTCTACCTCTGGAAGTTTTCCCGGTTTGCGAGAAACCAGGAAGAGAGCATGTTTTATAAAGGCGTTCTCAGAAAAAAATGCGGGGTGACCATCAAAAGCGTATCCGAACCCATTATGGAAGGCATGTTCGGCCGTCTGATAGAAAGCATCATCGAATGGTTTGATGAATACTATTCCATCAATTTATCCGGTGAGGTTACCAGAGGCATGACAGAAAAAGCCTTAAAAGAAGGATACCAGGCTTCTCCCTGCCTGGGATACCGGGCGGTTGGTGAGGGAAAGCCCTTTCTAATAGACGAGAATGAATATAAGATCGTGGAATACATCCACCAGTCCTACCATAACGGAATGGATTTATCGGCTATTGCAAGAAATGCAAATTTACAGGGATTTCTCACAAAAAGAGGAAACCGGTTTGACCGCAGGGCCGTTGAACGCATATTAAAAAACAGGTTTTATGACGGGATGGTCATCTGGAAAGACATCTCCTTTCACGGACAGCATGAAACCAGGCAGACTGTAACATCAGTGTTTAAAGACAATCAGAACCGCCTGCAAAGGGAATACAGGCCCAGGAACCGCCGGGAAGTGTCCAACTGCAGGCATTGGGCGTCCGGTCTCTTGAAATGCGGATACTGCGGAGCAAGTCTGGTATTTAATAAAGCCCCGGATACAGGCCGTCATCCCAGCTGTTTCCAGTGCTGGCGTTACGCCAAAGGACTTCATGAGGAATCCTGCAGCATAACTGCCAGAAAAACAGAAGATCTTATTATGGAATCTCTTCGCAATGCTCTTTCCATGGAAGAGATAACGTACGGCTATGTACCAAAGCCTGTTATCCTAACGATGGGGGAAGAAGAACACATACAGGCGGCCCTGTCAAGGATCAGCCGCAAAAAACAGCGGATAAAGGAAGCTTATGAAAATGGAATTGATACACTGGAAGAGTATCACGCAGGTAAAACACGGCTGGAAAAGGAGCAGGAAGAGCTTAGGAACCGCTTGATGGATTTGAATCGCTGCCCCGCCCGGGATAAGACGGCTGATAAGCTGCTGCTGGCAGACAGGATCCGGAATGTCTGTGACATTCTTTCCGATCCTGAGGTGAGTTATGAGATGAAAGGAAATGCTTTAAGAAGTGTGGTAAAGAAAATTGTTTATGATAAACAGGAAGGAACGATGAAATTTTTCTATTACATCTCCCGGTGACCGGCATGAAATAATGTCTGCCTTATGGACTGATCATAGGTGATTGTCATATGGTCCGCCATACTGGCTCATAATGAACATAGCAGCCTTGGGATTAGGAGTGGTAATATTGACCGGATACTGTAATCTCTTTTCATACCTCCACATTAACCGCACACTCCTTCCCAGGGCCATGGATCTTCTATCCAGGTCCAGTAATTTTCATCCATTACTCCATCAGCCATAAGAGGACCGCACTGCTCTTCATAGGCCTGCATTGCCTGTAAACGCATGTTCACTACATAAAAGTAATAGTTCAAAGCTTCCTGATCATCTGGATGGGTGTCAAGATACAAAACCACATCATCCATTGCAAAGCTGGCTTCATACACCTGCCTTAACAGCATATCGCAATTAGCATTAGAACTCAT is a window of [Clostridium] saccharolyticum WM1 DNA encoding:
- a CDS encoding DUF3298 and DUF4163 domain-containing protein — protein: MQTISQRTLTDIMRYHGITVFIYTIHYPFFATACDPAAAQSINMFYELQARQTEAYCRNELYAQAVDQVKYARKNQFPFHNYEFISVYKVTYNEDCVTSLYTDQYSYLGGAHGNTIRDSQTWDFSTGKQIRLPDFFPNNPKFTDFIFTGIQQQIEEQIKTDSAEYFDDFPSLIRGNFNLNGFYVHPNGIVIYYQQYDIAPYVRGIPEFFFPFQDCSFNT
- a CDS encoding spore coat protein CotJB, translating into MMSSNANCDMLLRQVYEASFAMDDVVLYLDTHPDDQEALNYYFYVVNMRLQAMQAYEEQCGPLMADGVMDENYWTWIEDPWPWEGVCG
- a CDS encoding recombinase family protein; amino-acid sequence: MNRNKTMEIGAAYVRVSTNDQTELSPDAQLREIKKAAKADGILIPEEFIFIEEKGVSGRRADNRKQFQKMISIAKSQPSPFQYLYLWKFSRFARNQEESMFYKGVLRKKCGVTIKSVSEPIMEGMFGRLIESIIEWFDEYYSINLSGEVTRGMTEKALKEGYQASPCLGYRAVGEGKPFLIDENEYKIVEYIHQSYHNGMDLSAIARNANLQGFLTKRGNRFDRRAVERILKNRFYDGMVIWKDISFHGQHETRQTVTSVFKDNQNRLQREYRPRNRREVSNCRHWASGLLKCGYCGASLVFNKAPDTGRHPSCFQCWRYAKGLHEESCSITARKTEDLIMESLRNALSMEEITYGYVPKPVILTMGEEEHIQAALSRISRKKQRIKEAYENGIDTLEEYHAGKTRLEKEQEELRNRLMDLNRCPARDKTADKLLLADRIRNVCDILSDPEVSYEMKGNALRSVVKKIVYDKQEGTMKFFYYISR
- a CDS encoding cell division protein FtsA; translation: MDNRHSILTDTLPDQAVFALDIGTRSIIGMVGMPDGERIHIVAIERAEHTKRAMIDGQIEDIDQVAKIAGQVKDRLEKKLGCRLNKVCVAAAGRALRTESVTYEMELSRPQKIDAESVSRLEAGAISEAEKLFMNREGRESDRQFYLVGYTVSRYYLDNYMISNLIDHHGRVLKADIIATFLPTEVVESLYAAMHKIGLEVASLTLEPIAAINAAIPQNIRLLNLAMVDIGAGTSDIAVCRDGSVTGYTMAILAGDEITESIMKEYLVDFDTAEKIKSEIDEAEELHFSDILGFEQTITRDSIFQCIKEASSRLCEEISAKILEVNGGMPSAVFLAGGGSRLSGLKEGIVEHLKIDPKRVAIAGNNFKINAFSDEYDLENPEYATPLGIVISAGFNIVNDSFRVILNDKPAKLFRSGSFTVMDVLMMNGYNYQDMIGRSGQNLVVSVNGKRTVFYGEKAEPSVLKLNGEEAQLSDPVNTEDWIVFIPASHGKSASAMLSQVTEIGKGRKVLVNGEAVREDIPLKSGDAIEIEDPADESEEEPVQKDGEKEPKETVPDPVNPVLSGTGPIPQAGNGKGADSRISKGKITFFLNNNPLTLPLKPDHQPYYLMDMLEYSGLDFKNVTGQVILEVNGESGYFQQELHSRDSIMIYQVK